A genome region from Thermogemmata fonticola includes the following:
- a CDS encoding NnrS family protein, translating into MAPTPLPIDGLTMIPELLRRYPQARQVLDRYGLQGCGGPEGPVESLAAFARLHDVPLERLLEEIRQVLSAPRPPLSPALPASSGPPRGVDAIYRPFFLAGILVTLTAGATWGAYLLLRIGWAGSFRAVGVHEINAHGHAQIFGWVGLFVMGFAYQAFPRFKHTVLAYPALAWASLVLMLLGIVGRSVGEPLAESRAAAGVLAVASAWLEVLAVLLFVIVIGATWRRAERGLTCSDGYILAALLWFAIQAVYEAVYLQALLQTQSREELLTLIAAWQGALRDIQIHGFALLMILGVTQRVVLPAYEMAAPSRRGSLAALALLNLAVLGEVFGLILLGESRRFWAGVWYASVLLLSATVMTLVWHWGIFRPVREADRSLKFIRAAYAWLLLSLAMLVLLPGYQFGLLPKLAPESLAVQIGFSHAYYGAARHAVTVGFISLMILGMAARVVPTLQGVDPRRLPRLWVPFVLLNAGCTLRVVGQTMTDFLPSAYPLMAASGVLEVAALALWSGHLVRLMFGGWRSRTAELLPYIPGTPIEEGHSVGEILARYPELLETFLALGFRPLAQSWLRQTLAYRVSIGQACRYLGLPTQKVLAALNQAREALPPSMRSLPVLTS; encoded by the coding sequence ATGGCTCCGACTCCGCTTCCGATCGATGGCCTGACGATGATTCCTGAGCTATTGCGCCGCTATCCCCAGGCACGGCAGGTGCTCGACCGCTACGGCTTGCAGGGCTGTGGCGGGCCGGAGGGACCGGTCGAGTCCCTGGCTGCCTTTGCCCGCCTCCATGATGTGCCCTTGGAACGGCTGCTGGAGGAGATACGCCAGGTGCTGAGCGCTCCGCGCCCTCCGCTTTCCCCGGCGCTGCCGGCCTCGTCCGGACCGCCTCGCGGCGTAGATGCGATTTATCGCCCCTTCTTCCTGGCCGGCATTCTGGTCACGCTGACAGCGGGGGCGACGTGGGGAGCGTATCTGCTGCTGCGGATCGGCTGGGCGGGTTCGTTCCGGGCCGTGGGAGTCCATGAGATCAACGCTCACGGCCACGCCCAGATTTTCGGCTGGGTCGGCCTCTTCGTCATGGGCTTTGCTTATCAGGCATTTCCCCGGTTCAAGCACACGGTGCTGGCGTATCCGGCGCTGGCGTGGGCGAGCCTGGTGCTGATGCTGCTGGGCATCGTCGGGCGCTCGGTGGGCGAGCCGCTGGCAGAAAGCCGTGCGGCGGCGGGCGTCCTTGCGGTGGCCTCGGCCTGGCTGGAGGTGCTCGCCGTGCTCCTCTTCGTGATCGTGATCGGGGCGACCTGGCGGCGGGCGGAGCGCGGCCTGACCTGCTCCGACGGCTACATTCTCGCGGCCTTGCTCTGGTTCGCCATCCAGGCGGTTTACGAAGCGGTCTATTTGCAGGCCCTCTTGCAGACCCAGAGCCGGGAAGAACTGCTGACGTTGATTGCGGCCTGGCAGGGAGCGCTGCGGGACATCCAGATTCACGGCTTCGCCTTGCTGATGATCCTGGGCGTGACCCAGCGGGTGGTGCTCCCGGCCTACGAAATGGCCGCACCGTCCCGGCGGGGAAGTCTGGCGGCCCTGGCGCTGCTCAACCTCGCTGTGCTGGGAGAAGTTTTCGGCCTGATTCTCCTGGGGGAGTCCCGCCGGTTCTGGGCCGGCGTCTGGTATGCCTCTGTCTTGCTGCTGTCCGCCACAGTGATGACACTGGTCTGGCACTGGGGGATTTTCCGGCCGGTGCGGGAAGCGGATCGCAGCCTCAAGTTCATCCGTGCCGCCTACGCCTGGCTGCTGCTGTCGCTAGCCATGCTGGTCCTCTTGCCGGGGTATCAGTTCGGCCTGTTGCCGAAGCTGGCGCCGGAGAGCCTGGCCGTGCAGATCGGCTTTTCCCACGCCTACTACGGTGCTGCCCGCCATGCCGTCACCGTGGGGTTCATCAGCCTGATGATCCTGGGGATGGCCGCACGGGTGGTGCCCACTCTCCAGGGTGTCGATCCGCGCCGCCTGCCGCGCCTGTGGGTGCCGTTTGTCCTGCTCAACGCCGGCTGTACCCTGCGAGTCGTGGGCCAGACCATGACGGACTTCCTGCCGTCGGCGTACCCCCTCATGGCTGCCAGCGGCGTGCTGGAAGTGGCCGCACTCGCCCTTTGGAGCGGCCATCTCGTCCGTCTGATGTTCGGCGGCTGGCGTTCCCGCACGGCGGAGCTGCTGCCCTACATCCCCGGCACGCCGATCGAGGAAGGCCACAGCGTCGGCGAAATCCTCGCCCGTTACCCGGAACTGCTGGAAACATTCCTGGCCCTGGGGTTCCGCCCGTTGGCCCAATCCTGGCTGCGGCAAACGCTCGCCTATCGAGTCAGCATTGGCCAAGCCTGCCGATACCTGGGCCTGCCCACGCAGAAAGTCCTCGCCGCGCTCAATCAGGCACGCGAGGCCTTGCCGCCGTCGATGCGTTCCCTGCCTGTCCTGACGTCCTGA